Part of the Paenarthrobacter sp. JL.01a genome is shown below.
TTGGTTGGCCCGGACGGCGTCGAACAGGCTGTCGCCGGCGCCGCCGCAGACCGCGACGCGCCGCACAAGTCCGTCCTTGTCACCGGCCACCCGCACGCCGCCGGCAACAGCCGGGAGCATTTCAAAGACCCGTGCCGCGAAGTCACCCAGGGTTTCGAGGTCCGGAAGATCACCCACCCTGCCAATTCCTTCTTCAGGCAGGCCGTTGGATGCAGGGGTCAGTGGCGTGACGTTTTCCAGCCCAAAGGCATCTGCGAGGACATCAGAGACCCCACCGACGGCGGAGTCGCCGTTCGTGTGGACAGTCAGCAGGCCGGCGCCCGCCTCGATCAAACGATGCACCGCTAGTCCCTTGGCCGACGTTGCCGCCACCGAATTCACGCCTTTGAGCAGCAAGGGGTGGTGGGTGATGAGAAGTTCAGCGCCCCATTCGATGGCCTCGTCAATGACTGCCAGGGTGGGGTCCACTGCAAAAAGTATCTTGGTCACCGGAACCGTGGGACGCCCGACCACCAGGCCTACTTCGTCCCAGTCCTCGGCAAGGGACTCGGGCCAGAGCTCTTCCACAGCCAACAACACCTGGCCGAGGCTGGGTTCGGCGCTGGCTCCCTCTGTTTCGTCGTGTTCTGTTTCGTCCTCTTCGACGGAATCCGCATCAGAAATGCCAGTGTTTACTGCTTCCATGTTCCTATTCTTCACTACCGTTCCGGATCAGGCAGTCCTTGCCGCCGGGTATCTGCCGGGAGCCGTAATTCTCCCGTAAGGTGAAACGGGAATCATCAGGACATCCCAACCATTGAAGAGAACATGAAAACTTTCGTACTTGGCGGCGGCTGCTTCTGGTGCCTCGACGCCGTTTACCAGAAGACCCGCGGCGTGAGCTCGGTGGTCTCCGGTTACACCGGGGGCCACGTCCGCAATCCCGACTACTACGAGGTATGCTCCGGAACCACCGGCCACGCAGAGGTAGTAGCAGTGACCTTCGATGAGACTGTGGTTCCGGAAGAAGTCATCCTGGACATGTTCTTCGCCCTCCACGACCCCACTACGTTGAACCGCCAGGGCTACGACGTTGGGACCCAGTACAGGTCCTCGATGTTCTACACCACCACGGAAGAGAAAGTGCTGTTCGAGGAGGCCATCGAACGCGCCCAAGCGCTCTGGTCCGATCCAATTGTGACTGAGGTGGTCCCCCTGCCGGACTTCTACGAGGCCGAGGAAGTTCACCAGAATTACTATGCGAAGTTCCCTTACCAGGGGTATTGCCAGGTGATCATTAATCCCAAGCTGGCCAAGGCGAGGAAATATTACTCTGCATGGCTTACTGCTTAGCAAGGTTTCGATCCCGCTGGTTAGGCTGACCTCAGCATTCCCTCTTCAGAGATAGGCGTAAATTTTCATGGCAAGGATCTACGACGACGTCACCCAGCTGGTCGGCCGCACTCCGCTGGTTCGGTTGAACCGGTTGACCGAGGGCCTGGACGCCCAGGTTGCGGTCAAGCTCGAGTTCTACAACCCGGCCAACAGCGTCAAGGACCGCATCGGCGTGGCCATCGTTGACGCTGCGGAAAAGTCCGGTGCTTTGAAGCCCGGCGGAACGATCGTTGAGGGCACCTCCGGCAACACCGGTATCGCACTCGCCCTGGTCGGCGCTGCCCGCGGTTACAAGGTCATCTTGACCATGCCTGAAACGATGTCCACCGAGCGTCGCGTCATGCTGCGCGCCTACGGTGCCGAGATCGTCCTCACCCCCGGCTCCGAGGGCATGCGCGGCGCTGTCGAGAAGGCCCAGGAAATCGTCGCCACCACGGAAAACGCCATCTGGGCACAGCAGTTCGCCAACGAGGCAAACCCGGCAATCCACCGTGCCACCACGGCTGAGGAAGTCTGGGAAGACACCGACGGCGAAGTGGACATCTTCGTTGCAGGCGTCGGCACCGGCGGCACCGTCACCGGCGTCGGCCAGGTCCTCAAGGAACGCAAGCCCGGCGTGCAGATTGTTGCTGTCGAACCTAAAGACTCGGCCATCCTCAACGGCGGAGCCCCCGGCCCCCACAAGATCCAGGGAATCGGCGCCAACTTTGTCCCCGAAATCCTGGACACCAACGTCTACGACGAGGTCCTGGATGCCACGCTCGAAGATTCCGTCCGCGTCGCCCGTGACCTCGGTGCCCGCGAAGGTATCCTCGGTGGCATTTCTTCCGGTGCCATCGTGTGGGGCGCCCTGGAACTGGCCAAGCGTCCGGAGAACGCCGGCAAGCTGATCGTTGCTGTCGTCTGTGACTTTGGAGAGCGCTACATCTCCACCGTGCTGTTCGATGACATCCGCAGCTAACACAACGCCTGCATTCCTTCATTTCCTGTAGAAAGGTCTTTGTGAGCTTCTTCGCAAGACTTAAGGAAGACCTCGACGCCGCCCGGTCCCACGACCCGGCGGCGCGAGGCTCTTTCGAGAACTTTTTCGCTTACTCGGGCTTGCATGCCATTTGGGCGCACCGTGTCACCCATAAGCTCTGGCAGAACCCGGCACTAAGGTTTCCTGCGCGCCTGATTTCGCAACTCGCCAGGTTCCTGACCGGCATCGAAATCCACCCCGGCGCCACGATTGGCCGCAGGTTCTTCATCGACCACGGGATGGGCGTTGTCATCGGTGAGACGTCCGAGATCGGCGACGACGTGATGATCTATCACGGTGTTACCCTCGGGGGCCGTTCATTGGCCAAGGTCAAGCGCCACCCCACCATTGGTGACCGCGTCACGATCGGTGCCGGCGCAAAGGTTCTCGGCCCCATCACCATCGGAGCGGACAGCGCAGTCGGGGCAAATGCAGTTGTGGTCAAAGACGCTCCCCCGGAGTCAATCATCACGGGCATCCCTGCGACGTGGCGGCACCGCGACGCACGGTCAGAGACCAAACCCGCCGTGGATCCGGCAGAGTACTACATCGAATACCGGATCTAGCCGGCCAACCTCTTGTAGAAGTTCAGGAAGACGGCGTCAAACACGCGGTCCGGCAGAATCCTTCTCATGGCCAGAACGCCCCAGGCGCCCCTACCCACCGGGTAGCGGGTACCAGGGCGTTTCGCCGTTGCAGCACGAACTATGGTCTTGGCCACCACCGGCGCCGGGGTGGAGAGGACATGCCCTTGGCCGGACGTTGATGCCAGGGCTGCCGCCACAATGTGCGCCTGATCGGCATACGGACCGTCGCCCGAAGTGGCCAGCAAGCCCTCGCCCGCTATGGTGCCCCATTCGGTATTGGTCCCCGAAGGTTCAATTATTACAACGTCGATGCCGTGCGGTTTCAGTTCCAGGCGCAGCGAGTCGCTGATGCCCTCCACTGCGAACTTGGTGCCGTGATACCAGGCGCCTAGGGGCTCGTAGATCTTCCCTCCGATGGACGTGACGTTGATGATCCGGCCTGTCCGGGCACTCCGCATCCCGGGGATCACCAATTGGGTCATCCTCGCAAGCCCCATGACATTGACGTCGAACTGCCGCCGTCCCTCGGCCAAAGGGACTTCCTCAAGTGAGCCGTAGGATCCATAGCCGGCATTGTTGACCAGGACATCGACGTGCCCATGGGCAGCTTCCACCTCGGCTACCGCCAGGGTCATTGACTCCTCTGAAGTCACATCCAGCGACACCACGAAAATGCCGTGTTCCTTGAGCGGCTCCATCAACTCAACCCTGCGCGCCCCTGCGTAGACGGTGAAGCCCGCGGCATTCAGGGCCAAGGCTGTTTCGAAGCCGATTCCTGTGGAAGCTCCCGTGACCAGCGCGACGCGGGGTGCCATGGCACCATTCCTTTGCTGGCGGCCTCGACTCCTAACGGGAACTCCGTACGGCAAAGGCCGGCCCCTCCCAGCCTAATGGGGAGGAACCGGCCTTTGCAGTTGGTGGTGCTAGTGGGTGTCGACTGCCGAGATTTCGGACTTGTCTTCGCCCCAGAGGGTGTGGAAGGTGCCTTCGGTGTCCACTCGACCGTAGGTGTGTGCGCCGAAGAGGTCGCGCTGGCCCTGGATCAAGGCAGCGGCAACGCGCTTGCGGCGGAGGCCGTCGTAGTACGCCAGCGACGAGGAGAAGACCGGAACCGGAATACCGAGCTGCACGGCAGTAGCGACAACGCGGCGCCAGGCCGGGAGAGCGTCCGCGATGGCCTTGGTGAAGGCCGGAGCGAACAGCAGGTTGGCGGGCTTCTCGTCAGCAGCGTAGGCCTTGGTGATGTCCTTGAGCAGTTCGGCACGGATGATGCAGCCTGCGCGCCACAAGGAAGCGATCTCGTCCAGCTTGAGGTCCCAGCCGTACTCCTTGGCAGCGGAGGTCAGCATGTCCAGGCCCTGGGCGTAGGAGACCAGCTTGGAGGCGTACAGGGCCTGACGGACATCCTCAACGAACGTTTCCGGGATCTCGACGGAAGCTTCCTCGCCGGCCAGCAGTTCCTGGCCGAGCTTGCGCTGCTCGGTCTGGGAGGACAGTGCGCGGGCGAAGACAGACTCCGCGATGCCCGAGACAGGCGATCCGAGTTCGAGGGCGGAGATGACGGTCCAGCGTCCGGTACCCTTCTGGCCGGCTGCGTCTACGACGACGTCCACGAAGGGCTTGCCCGTCTTGGCGTCCACGTGGCCGAGGACCTCAGCGGAGATCTCGATGAGGAAGGAGGACAGCTCGCCCTTGTTCCACTCAGCGAAGATCTTGGACTGCTCGGCAGGCTCGATGCCCGCACCGGAGCGGAGGAGGTCGAAGGCCTCGCCGATGACCTGCATGTCGGCGTATTCAATGCCGTTGTGGACCATCTTGACGAAGTGGCCGGCGCCGTCGGTGCCGATCCATGCGCAGCAGGGCTCGCCGTCGACTTTGGCGGAAATCTTCTCCAGCAACGGGCCGAGGGCGTCGTAGGACTCGCGGGAGCCGCCGGGCATGATGGACGGGCCGTTCAGTGCGCCCTCTTCCCCACCGGAGACACCGACGCCTACGAAGTGAAGGTCCTTCTTGGCCAGCGCGGCTTCGCGGCGGCGGGTGTCCTCGTAGTGCGAGTTTCCGGCGTCGATGATGATGTCGCCGGCTTCAAGAAGCGGTTCCAGCTGCTCGATCACGTTGTCGACCGGGGCACCTGCCTTGACCATGATGAGGACGCGGCGCGGCTTTTCGAGGGAGTCGACGAGTTCCTGCAGCGTTTCCGTGCGGATGAAGTCGCCTTCCGAGCCGTGCTTTTCCAGCAGGGCGTCGGTCTTTTCCACGGAGCGGTTGTGGAGAGCCACGGTGAAGCCGTTGCGTGCGAGGTTGCGGGCCAGGTTGGCGCCCATCACCGCAAGGCCGGTGACACCGATGTGTGCTGACATCAAAACTCCAATTCGTTCGTGTACAAACAGTCCCAACGTACCCTCAGGGGACACGCAGGAAGCGATTTCAAAACCAGGGGCTGAAATAAACCATACGTATTAAAACCTTGGGCGGGAAAGCGGCGCCCACGTTGTGGAAGCTGCCGCGTCATAAACAGTCTATGATGTCCGCGCCCCGACACGGCGGCCCGGACAGCTCCGGGGCACCACTGCCCGCACCTGGACCTTCCCGCGCCATTATGCTTACCTCTATGTCAACGAGCCTTCACCACCGCGCCATTGAGCATTTGGGAACCCGGATTGTGGGTGGCGCCCTTCCCTCGGGCCACGTGATGTTGGCTGAGCACCTGGAAGATGAACTCAACGTCTCACGGTCCGTGGTGCGTGAAGCCGTGCGTGTCCTCCAATCACTCGGGCTCGTGGAAACCATCAAGCGGGTTGGCATCCGGGTCCTGCCCGCGCATCGCTGGAATCCGTTTGATCCTTTGGTCATTCGCTGGCGGTTGGCCGGCGACGGCCGTGGCGCGCAGTTGCGGTCGTTGGCCGAGTTGCGTTCCGCCGTCGAGCCCGTAGCTGCCGAGCTTGCCGCAGGCAATGCGCCCGAGAGCCTCCGGCAAGAGCTGGTGGGTATCTCGCTGGCGATGAAACAGGCCGGCGACGCCGGGGACATGGCAACGTTCCTTGACCTCGATATCCGCTTCCACGCCCTGGTGCTGTCCGGTTCGGGCAACGAAATGTTCGCCAACCTGATCGGACAGGTCACCGAAACCCTCACGGGCCGGACCGTTCATGG
Proteins encoded:
- a CDS encoding Nif3-like dinuclear metal center hexameric protein; this encodes MEAVNTGISDADSVEEDETEHDETEGASAEPSLGQVLLAVEELWPESLAEDWDEVGLVVGRPTVPVTKILFAVDPTLAVIDEAIEWGAELLITHHPLLLKGVNSVAATSAKGLAVHRLIEAGAGLLTVHTNGDSAVGGVSDVLADAFGLENVTPLTPASNGLPEEGIGRVGDLPDLETLGDFAARVFEMLPAVAGGVRVAGDKDGLVRRVAVCGGAGDSLFDAVRANQADVYVTADMRHHPASEAREGATNGRPYLIDVSHFASEWLWLPAAAEALGNVLADQGYDVDIRVSSTNSDPWDFILTPGGD
- the msrA gene encoding peptide-methionine (S)-S-oxide reductase MsrA, which produces MKTFVLGGGCFWCLDAVYQKTRGVSSVVSGYTGGHVRNPDYYEVCSGTTGHAEVVAVTFDETVVPEEVILDMFFALHDPTTLNRQGYDVGTQYRSSMFYTTTEEKVLFEEAIERAQALWSDPIVTEVVPLPDFYEAEEVHQNYYAKFPYQGYCQVIINPKLAKARKYYSAWLTA
- the cysK gene encoding cysteine synthase A, with protein sequence MARIYDDVTQLVGRTPLVRLNRLTEGLDAQVAVKLEFYNPANSVKDRIGVAIVDAAEKSGALKPGGTIVEGTSGNTGIALALVGAARGYKVILTMPETMSTERRVMLRAYGAEIVLTPGSEGMRGAVEKAQEIVATTENAIWAQQFANEANPAIHRATTAEEVWEDTDGEVDIFVAGVGTGGTVTGVGQVLKERKPGVQIVAVEPKDSAILNGGAPGPHKIQGIGANFVPEILDTNVYDEVLDATLEDSVRVARDLGAREGILGGISSGAIVWGALELAKRPENAGKLIVAVVCDFGERYISTVLFDDIRS
- the epsC gene encoding serine O-acetyltransferase EpsC; its protein translation is MSFFARLKEDLDAARSHDPAARGSFENFFAYSGLHAIWAHRVTHKLWQNPALRFPARLISQLARFLTGIEIHPGATIGRRFFIDHGMGVVIGETSEIGDDVMIYHGVTLGGRSLAKVKRHPTIGDRVTIGAGAKVLGPITIGADSAVGANAVVVKDAPPESIITGIPATWRHRDARSETKPAVDPAEYYIEYRI
- a CDS encoding oxidoreductase, which produces MAPRVALVTGASTGIGFETALALNAAGFTVYAGARRVELMEPLKEHGIFVVSLDVTSEESMTLAVAEVEAAHGHVDVLVNNAGYGSYGSLEEVPLAEGRRQFDVNVMGLARMTQLVIPGMRSARTGRIINVTSIGGKIYEPLGAWYHGTKFAVEGISDSLRLELKPHGIDVVIIEPSGTNTEWGTIAGEGLLATSGDGPYADQAHIVAAALASTSGQGHVLSTPAPVVAKTIVRAATAKRPGTRYPVGRGAWGVLAMRRILPDRVFDAVFLNFYKRLAG
- the gndA gene encoding NADP-dependent phosphogluconate dehydrogenase is translated as MSAHIGVTGLAVMGANLARNLARNGFTVALHNRSVEKTDALLEKHGSEGDFIRTETLQELVDSLEKPRRVLIMVKAGAPVDNVIEQLEPLLEAGDIIIDAGNSHYEDTRRREAALAKKDLHFVGVGVSGGEEGALNGPSIMPGGSRESYDALGPLLEKISAKVDGEPCCAWIGTDGAGHFVKMVHNGIEYADMQVIGEAFDLLRSGAGIEPAEQSKIFAEWNKGELSSFLIEISAEVLGHVDAKTGKPFVDVVVDAAGQKGTGRWTVISALELGSPVSGIAESVFARALSSQTEQRKLGQELLAGEEASVEIPETFVEDVRQALYASKLVSYAQGLDMLTSAAKEYGWDLKLDEIASLWRAGCIIRAELLKDITKAYAADEKPANLLFAPAFTKAIADALPAWRRVVATAVQLGIPVPVFSSSLAYYDGLRRKRVAAALIQGQRDLFGAHTYGRVDTEGTFHTLWGEDKSEISAVDTH
- a CDS encoding FadR/GntR family transcriptional regulator — translated: MSTSLHHRAIEHLGTRIVGGALPSGHVMLAEHLEDELNVSRSVVREAVRVLQSLGLVETIKRVGIRVLPAHRWNPFDPLVIRWRLAGDGRGAQLRSLAELRSAVEPVAAELAAGNAPESLRQELVGISLAMKQAGDAGDMATFLDLDIRFHALVLSGSGNEMFANLIGQVTETLTGRTVHGLMPEHPQKEALQWHMDVAHAIDDGDGTLAREAAAKIMRQTIAELAPSWDDQPRVFVPVAQKPATPGS